The Erigeron canadensis isolate Cc75 chromosome 1, C_canadensis_v1, whole genome shotgun sequence genome segment aaaaataaagactttgaatattcaaactATGATACGGATTGACTATGgagtattatatattaattgtagttataagtaatattttaaaattttaattttaattatattcaaattatttatttgtatcAGAAAGATAGGAGTTTAATGATGAATGCATCATAAAAGCAATGGTATATGAATTAATTTTCTCATATTTGTCATTGGACTTGTTGGTAGAGGCTGAAAATATATCAGTCAcgcgttacggcggtgagatagtggggTGATATGTAATAGAGTGTGATAaatcataggaggtgataaaccataaagtgtgatagccaaatgccttagtcgtacgggctccgtctcggatttaaaaattcgtcgaagtatatatcgaatgaccactttaatgaaagagcatggaattttaaaataacctatataatttttataatttttcgatgtacggtttttgagataaaagatttcgaatgaattagaggattaaaatgatttatgcaggagagagaaaaaaaaatgagtggttgaaatttgaagagagagaaaaataaatggttaaaagttagaaagttgaaagttgataAAATTTGGAGAGAAAAAATGTTTTAGAAAAATTgtcacaaatcgtccttgtggtttgctcAATTCGCATTTTTGTCcatggactttttttttatcactaagcTAGTGTCCCTAGgcttttccatttcattgttAGACGTCCTTGCCACTAACGGGTCAAAAGTACATTATGGACGATCTAGCCTGTAAATAGTTTGGATGTATACAAATGAACATTATGTCATTGTTCGAGTTATTTTTGAGTTAAATAACGGTTAAAAGGTTTGAAAGACGAGAAAAATATAAGTATTGTCAATCTACGTCTAATTTATTATGCTTTTGATGTATAAACTAGACATGCCCCTTCAAATTTCAGCTCCAGTGTATATGAGATCATAGTTATAGTCACAATCCACTATATGATTCTGCTTTCCGATAATCATACATATGTAAAAAGTGCAAGTTTTGTTGGCTTGTAAATATAAACCCGATAGAAACGTCATATCATATAATTTGCTGATAATATTATGGAATATACTGCTATAAAAAAAACGTTggtttcaactttttatatatgttttgaccattgaattaaaatcaagggtcaagatatgttttttgaatcttgactttCGATTTTAATTCAacagtcaacatgacaacttaATTTACTAGTAAAGTTTAGTTTTAACTTAAGAGGATCTCCTAAATTTTTATATCTCAATgtacacttttaaaaaaaaaaaaaatgtgttaattGACCGTAAAAAAATATTCATAGTTATTTAAATTTATCCATATGTACGTAGGCATGAGCTTAAATTATACTCTAGCTTATATGAATAAACAACGTATAGTGACCACGATTGGGTTTGTTAGTTTAGAATATTATAATTgaacaagtatatataaaattaaaacatactTCAATTTCaggtatttaattaattataatgatTTTGTGTTTGTTATTCAAAATTTCGATAATCAtattttgaaatgatttataaCCTATTGGgtaacaaatcaaataaaataagtgaatttttttttaaactgtaTATTTAGCATAACGACATTGTTCTTTTTAtactcaatttcaatttcacaaaaaaattaCTTTACAAAAACCCCTAACTCCAATCTATTAACATTTTACTTACATCAGAATTCAAACAAAGATCTCGGGGTCTCAATTAAACATAAGGGACTATACAGAGACTTAGATTTACAAATCCATATAAACTagcattacattacattacaattaTATCATTTTCCAAAGGTAAGCCATCATTTTTGTAGGATCATTTATACGACATAAATACAAGGTGAACCATCCTTTTTGGGCTATAACAAGCTAAACATCATAATTAATATCTGCAAATTATTTGGTATTTAAAACCCATGAGAATTCAATTAAAGCTACCCTAAGCCCTAAGGCTATCTTCACTAGGGTTGGGTTATATCACTTTCATGCATTTCGGCCCAAGTTACATAGTTTCAATCTTACTATATtctgatcatatcatataaagtTTCCTTCAACTTTTTGTGATACTTGATTATAGTAGACAAATTCATTATCGGTCGTATATTACTTTTTATAGGACCAACATAATAGAAACTAAATTATATTAGTTAGATAGTCATATTATCATAGGAAcagaaatttatttattttttttcactaaATTAAAAACGAATTGAAATAACTACGACCTCGCTACTCTAATTTTCAAGTAAGCGGATGAATCATTAAATTATTACTTCCTATTGATTTATGagatttcttttacttttttcaaaactcaaaagagttAGACGTGACCCAAAATAGAATGGAGCAGGTGTTTAAAGCCCATGATCCATACTATGGCCCACCTAACGCCTACAGCGAGCACTGAACAGCCGtacccttttctttttggttaaaggtaaaattttgaaatgtttTAAGCTACCTCCAATGCCATATGTCAAATTATCAAGTGTcattgtttgttgttttttgtCCATCCTTTGCTTGTCCTTAGAAATGTTTGTCCATACCGAAGGGTGAGTTTGTAGATATTTGTAGAGTCTATTTACTAATAATGGGTGGTTACGAATGTAAGGATATGTAACTATTATTTGaggtaaaattaaaagattttaataaTTAGCAAAGATTTTGAGAATTTGTAAAGGTATAATGTTGTAGCTGACTAAACTGTTAAAAACGCCTAATTAAAGGCACCGGAGACTTTCTTAGAACTAAAAGATATGTTTAATGAGAATGATGTTCCTCAATCAGATTGCAAAGATATACTTTCATTTTTCTAATATAATTTTGTCGCAAGGATTGTATAATAATACAAGAATCATTCATGTTAAAATCTTGAAATAGAGACTCAACTTAAAAGATCGTATATAGTACCGTACAGATACAACTCatataaataactttgttttgtaCTAAGATCATCGAATCATGAATGTGCTTCCGTTTTACCAAATCCAACTATATAAGTGTTCAGAAAAGTGTGAAGTGACATAGATGTTATGTTGACTTTTCAACAATGACACACATGGTATAACCATGTACTCGTATTATAGAAAGTTATAAAATGACACATGTGTAAAGACAAAGTTAAGCCGACAGTTagtatatatgcataataacaACCATAGATtatgaaagagaaagaaaaagaaaaaggtgaagGAACATTGAACCTTGTTGAAATGATCATACGCGTCACTAATAATACTACTACTATATATAGTTGGTGTGATCTCatgatcatcatatatatatatagttagtgGTGATACGATTTATGAATCTTATACCATCATTTATGGAAATCTTTgtaaatgtgatatatgttgaaATGTCTATATCCTTATGACCTGCCCTCGTGATAAGATAGATATACCACTAATGATAGATATGATCATCGTTTGGGTGTTTTAACCTTTTACAAATTTTCTTATTCCTGTTTGTTATCGTATCTCGTATGTACTAATTAATCAACCAACTTCATTTAGGTGGGTTGGTCATGTGTATCTTCTAAATTAACTATGTGGGTCCCAGAGGCGAGTTTTtcccaaggtctcgggttcgagtcttgggtttatcatttcaaggtattttccatgaggagggcGTTGGAGGTCCAACAATtcgctggttaaaattgtctccagcacgtctgaattgaaactaactttacaaaaaaaagagGACTAATTAATCACTTTCTTATTCCTGTATGTCAATCTTTAACATATTCTTATTCCTGTTTCTCATTATAGTCAgcaagtgttatatatataagtataagtCTATAACGGATAACTTCTAGTTCTGAAaatgttctaaaaaaatatactgAGGCTGTTTTTAGAGAtgatataaacatatatgtttCTTATATTATTCGGTCTCTGGTTCCTTTACTTGTTGCAGACCTGCAGGGTTGTGCAGAAGTACTAGTCTACTCTATAAAACCGATATGTACTTTAAGTCTCTAACTACAATACCGTTAACACTCACACCAAGACATAATTACGTGGACTAATAGTTGCGCTCTAGATTTAAACCATCAAACGCTGAAATATCTAGCTACATGTATCACCAATTAATGAATGTAATTATGTCTTAGTTATAGTCCTAAGGACTGTCAAAAGcaagattttgtttttcttaaccTTTTTCGTGCAGTTCCTTTTAATAAAAGTAATCTTTAACACACCTTATATTACATGTTGTGCAAATGTGCAATAGTAATATGGTCCCTTAGTAAATAGTGACATGCTTAGTCAATAACAGATTAACAGTAATACTGCAAGAAACTGTAAAAGAGTTATCAGATGCAGCTGATTTATTGatttaaagttgtttaacaAATACAATTTAGCTTGTAAATAAAGACACTGCAAGCATATTTTATTAATCTAAATGAGTTATTTAATGCAAGCAAGGTTTACTTACATGTAAAAAACTTGAGTCCCTCTCTGATTATTATGGTAATACGAGAGGTTCAATCATCCAAATCTCACGTGCATATTGGCGTATTGTTCGGTCACTGCTGAACTTGGATGAACCAGCAGTGTTTAAGATTGACATCTTAGTCCATTTCTGCCACATTAACAAAATAGAGAATGTTACTTATCCAAGAGTTCTTTCTGTTGTTATTACTAAAATGGGTTGTAAAGTTTTCACGTAAAGGATTGCCCACCTTTTGATCTCTATATGCCTTATCAACCTTCTCTTGGCATTCTATATAAGCTGGAAAGTCTTTCCCCACGAGAAAATAATCAGCACGGCCATAGCCTTCGTTCCCTTCTAACGATCCCATGAGTTCGTCATAGTTGTATGGGCCAAAAACACCACTTCTGACATATTTCTTAACCTCTTCAAATCGTGGGTCAGGCACAAACTGCATATTATATAGATCAAGTGAGAAATATTACTCAGTTACTTTATACGTTCCTGGTTGAAATCAACGTTTTTTTAATTAGAGGTGGCATGTTTAACCCATTTACTTGTGAATGCTCCGATCCAGGTTATGTTTTACCTCTAAATGGTTATGCAGGTTAAAACTGTGAAAACATTAGGCTAAATGGAAACGGTCCAAAAATGGgccaaaatgtaattttttatacttatttGGACACACTAATATACTGTATTATATTATTCTTATTCAAGGAAAAAAAAGACTCTTATCATTATTGGaatatttttacaagttttgtgATCGTATTTGACAAACtaattatttatagaaaaaCCAGAAAGCAGGGACTAGAAGTTTTTAAGGTCAACCAGACCTTTTTTGACCCTTGCCAAAGTGCCCGCTGGCCGCTACCCAACCCGCCCACAcaccattttgccacctctattaCTGAGCAAGTGAGCATACATTTTAGTATTTTACCGTAGGCTTACCTTGCCCTCTGATCTCTCTTTCCGTAGGCCAGCAATTTCATGAGCTTCggcaccaaaaagaaaaaagttctCCTCTCCAACTTCCTCTCGTATTTCAACATTGGCACCATCCAGAGTTCCGATTTGGATGCACCCATTCATTGCAAACTTCATGTTGCTGGTCCCACTTGCCTCCATTCCAGCAGTACTGAGGATCAGAAGTACACCAGTTAATACATATATGGAGAATGAAACCACAAAACAAGAAAATGAAATCATAATCAGCATGCCTGATGTGTTGGGATAAGTCACTTCCCGGAATCAGAACTTCGGCTACTGTGACATTGTAATCTGGAACAAAAACAACCTAAAACAAAAGTAAGAATgatcattttctattttaaaaatgCTCTTGTTGTAACATTTTCATAGCCAGGATCAAAAACGTTGTCTGTCTAAATGTACCTTCAAAAGGTCACCAATATCAGGATCATGATTTACAGTAGCACCAACATCAGTGATGAATTTCACAATCCTTTTGGCTTGGATGTATGTAGCAAATGCTTTTCCTCCAAAAATACAAACCCGAGGAACaaatttctcttttctttcatcagcaCTCAtctctttcattttcttatagCGGTAAACAATTCCCAGGATATTTAAAAGTTGTCTCTTATATTCGTGAATACGCTTCACCTGCATAACAAGCCAAGTGTAACATTTTATGCCGAGACCAGAGCACAGGCgagttcttttaatttagtagAAATATAAAGTTACCTGCACATCAAACATTGCATCAGGGTTGACAAGATATCCTGTTTTTTCTTTCAGGAAGGACACGGTTTTCTCTTTAGTGCTCCTTTTGGCTTTCCTCCATTCAGATTGGAGTTCTTCATCATCAGCAAACTGCAAAATAGTTGCAactcaaaatttgaaaaatacttttttttcttcatctgTAAATTGTgtattatttcaaattttatatattagattttgCTTCAAACCACAGACCGTAAgcaaatataaaataatctaataagaacaataaaaaaaaggagaaaggaACATATTTGGAATATGTGAAAATATATTCAGATTATATGTTCATACACAAATTTAAAATCTCCATTATAGACCATAGAATCAGAATCTAATAAGATTTGGCATTGATATatgatataaagttataaaccaCTAATAATACATATCATGCCACAATAGCAACAAAATTTCACTTTCACTAAATCGAATACGAATCTTAGAAATTCACTTTCTTGTTCCCAGAAATATTTTTGCTGGAAagtaaagaaatataaaacCAAGTGATATACGAAATATGAAATGCACCTTTTTAAGTTCGACTAACTTCTCAGTGTTTAGCACCCAGTCTTCCGTTCCTGTCCACTTGGTTATAATTTTACCTAGCTCCGGATTACAAAAACTGATCCATCGCCTTGTTGTCACTCCATTTGTCTTATTCTGGAACTTCTCGGGCCATAGctgcaagaatatataaaaaaggtaaactgcAGGAACTACCATtctgtaaaaagtaaaaacatgaTGACTTGTGGTTTAGTTGTGGATTAATTTACCTTATAGAAGTCATTAAAAACTTCATTTCTCACAATTTCACTGTGGATTTCTGCAACCCCATTGACAGCATGCCCACCAACAACACAAAGATTAGCCATGCGCACCATCTTTGGCTGTCTGGGGTCTGTCTCAAATGACACCTTTTTGATAATGCCAACATCCTTTTCCTTCTTCACGGTGGTTGCATCATCTTCACTTGCTGGTTCTGTTACTTCCTCTGATTCTGTTACCTCTTCAACTGGATCAATGGTGGGTATCGCCACAGGTTGCACAAGAAGATCTAAGACGGAGTCAGGTAGTGCAACATTATCCAAAACTCTCATTTGATTCAGtttttctttcagcaactcaaGGTCCTCAATACCATACTCGGCAATAATGGTATCAATCAACTGTGTAAAAAATTAGCTATATAAGTTAATAAGTGCAGTGTCGAAGTATTTAGGGCACAAAGCCTTATAACATGTGGTTTTCCAGAAATAAATAAGAAGGAAAATGAGACTATGAGAAGATAATTCCAGAAAGGGCCAATTGCATAAAAAGGTAACAAACTTCGGCTTAAATTCTGTTTAGTGTAACAAAAATGTTTACGCCATAAAAAATCATCAATGTCAAGATACTTTCAATTCAAGGAAATTAACTAAGATGACCGTGTACCTACTTATCAAATTATTCAATTAGTCCTTCGAGAAATGAAGATTAATGTAATAGCTGAATGTtgatataataaagaaaatattagAAAATACCTCCTTGTCAATCAATGTTATAATCTCAACATGTCTCGGAAGAAGTTCCTGCAATAAATTCAAGCTCCATTTCTCTAGAGCCTCGGGTAGAACAGTGTGGTTGGTATATGCCACGGTTCTGCAAAACGCTCCAACTATGATGTATAAACATGCTAAAAGTAACTAAAAGAGGCACACAAGCCATGAAAAAAGTATCTTATTTACTTAATAACCACATAAAATAAGCTTAATTAACCAAGAACTTCACCTTTGAGTGATTTCCCAAGCTTCCTTCCAGCTCAAACCCTTAATATCAATCAATATTCTTAATAACTCTGGTATGCAGAGTGTGGGGTGAGTATCATTCATCTGTACTGCAACTTTTTCAGGAAATTCATTCCAATCCAATGACTCCCCTGATCTTCTTTCAAAGCGTACAATTATATCTTGAAGAGATGCTGAGCATAATGTATACTGCTGCTTCAATCTAAGAGTCTTTCCCTCAAGTGATTCATCTCCAGGGTATAAGATGTAGCAGATCTAATTAAAACAAATCATTGCAATGAGATTGTTAATCCGATAGAatgtaaaatatgaaataaaacaCGAGTAAATAATCAGCAAAAAAATAGAAACAACCTTCTCTGCTTTTTTCAGGGCTTCATATGCTTTGGGATGATCACCAGAATTGAAAGCATGTAAGTCAAAATATTCTGGTGCAACCTTCGTTGACCACAATCGTAAGTTGatggttgtttttgttttatatccAGGTATCGGAACATCATAGGCAACAGCCATGATATCTTCTCCACCAACCCATTCCTTACATCCATCTGGTCCGGTAACAACTTCTCCATAAAACTTTATAGGGTATGAAACATCATTTCTTGGTATTTCCCATGGATTACCCATCTACGAAGTATGGTAAAGCATAATTACCAAAATGAAATTCAATATTACTGGAATGTAAAAAAGACAATCTTTACTACTAATTAATATGAAGATGAAATTGAAACCTCCAGCCAATTTTCTGCAACTTCTTCTTGACCATCTTTTGTAATGAGTTGTTTAAAAAGGCCATATTTATAACGAAGACCATATCCCCATGCAGGGTAATTCAGTGTTGCCAGTGAGTCTAAAAAGCAGGACGCAAGGCGACCCAACCCACCATTTCCGAGTGCTGCATCTGGCTCCTGTCAACTACTAGTTCATTAGGAATCAAGTAAATACAGATATAGCAATTTAATTTCCCATTTAATGGCCAAACTATGGACCTTATACAGCTTCAATTACTTAAAGGTTAGAAATATGGTTCTTAGCAGTAAGGGAATACTGgatcaaaaacaaaagttatgaaCAATGTACAAGCGAGGTTGAAGCAAGCAAACAATAGCAGAGGCAAACGTAGAAGTAAGTAATCTCACCCATAGTTGCTgactcgtaacttttgactcgactcgaaaacacGATTTTTTTACTCGTGActcaaaatattacatatttgatACTTTTGAGTCATAAACTTGTTCGTGCTAAAAGGatcaaacatacatatataacatacaaaataatgtaactataaatatgatatataacaaTATTATCAAACTACAACAATCATAACTTTGCGACTCGTGTTGACTCGGTCCAAGTTCCCAccgcgactcgtaagagtcatgAGAAAAAAGAGTCACCCAACGAGTCGCCTCATTTTTAGTCTAAATCGACTCGCGCGCCTGGTAAGAGTCGACTCGTAACTCATAAGAGTCTAACAACTATGATCTCACCTGCCTAGCAACATGTTCCAAATCATGACCCAGTTTCCTTAAAGCCTCGGCATAAGCCCCTGATAGCTCCAAATTCCCAATGGCATTCAGCAATGCTCTACCCTAGCACAATCAGAAAATAGGAACATtacaacaatatatatctaCCAGTTATTAAGTcagcataataataataataataaaacagaCATACAGTAGATCGAAGAGTACAACAGACCTGAAGAAACTCCATAGATAAGTAATATGCCTGCTTCACGTTCATCTTTTCATGGAAATTATATGTAGCGTTCCAGTTAATGATGAGCTTATCCCGAACACTAGCAGCAGTGGCGTAGAATGCCTTTGGAAGCTCAAACTTTTCCGGAGAGAACGATGGAGTGAACTCTGCATGGTATTTGATGCTTGATATAACAGATTGGGAATCAGGAACAAGGATGCCATTCTCTGAAGTATCTGTTATTTCTGCACAAGTATTAAAAGGTTTAGAATTTGTACACAACACTGTAACTACATTACGTACTATATATTGGAGAAGGGATAAGCAATTAGCCATACGCATGATGACTCGGCAATCAGTTTCCATAttaattgcttttttttttatcatccaTCAACATTAGTGCCAATAAATATCATGTCATTGGCTTAATTTCTATCTTTATGAGCAAAATTACTCCCTAACAATattcaatttgataaaaaaaaatgaaaaataaaaaatgtaattttggaATAAAAAACTTCATTCAAATAAAAAGTAGTTGCGTTCATGTTAGTGATTGATACTTTTTAGTTAAAGGCAATTACTTAAACAAGAGTACATTTCAaattataaccaaaaaaaaaaaaagtgtacctTGTTCAAGTGATTGTAACTGTTGATTTTTGGTGGCAGTTACTCCTCTAGAGTGGTGGCGTAACAACTTGGAGTTAAAAAAGAAGAGGTTTTGTGAGTAGTGTAATTGGTTACTACTAGTAAAAGAAGTAGGGAAATGGGTGGTTGTGGTTGAATTTGAAATGTGGTTAGATATACTACAAAAAGATGAAGCTGCCATACTAGTAACTGATGAtatcttctatatctatatctatatctagagagagagagagggggagcAAGAAGGGAGAAAGGAATGGAGAAGAATCAATCATCAACACTGAAACAGAGTGTAATTCAAGGTACTACTAGATATTATTGGTTTCTCTCCGTTTTTgtcgttttttgttttgattttctgCTCTGGTTGCCGATAATTCAAGGAGCACGTGGTTAAAAGCGGGTTGTCTTTAAACATCTACTAACCAATAACAAAAGAGGTGATCCACAAGACTTTTTGATCTTCATTATACAGATATTGCTCTATAATTATATCCTCCTTATAGttcaatttaaatattttatttttcacttagtcaattttttttttataacttttaacggtatataaatttgtttatgttatataatacttagaTGAGAGTTATATCAATATAAAGTACATTTAATATCctattcattcatatatttttacatCAGTTATAGTATAAcactaataaaaatattaaccgTCAAAATTAAACATGAAAAACTCGAAttgtcaaactatgacatttaaattgacaCCTCAAATGAGTCAATTTAATTTGTAAATACgtatttgtaatttgtttgtcatTATAGCATTTTTCTATAGAAAACATCAgtcaaattaaaaaactaaaattgaatTACTTTCTAAACAAAACCTAATGGTAACAAAGATCCAAATTACTTAAACTTTCTAGTCTTTTGAGAGGAGTATTTGGCTTAGGGGACCATAATTTGGAGATGGTACAACGAGTGCCCAACCAATCATGAAACAAAGATAATATACATGTGAAAGAAAACCTTATCATTTGTTATTGTTCGTATG includes the following:
- the LOC122598718 gene encoding alpha-1,4 glucan phosphorylase L-2 isozyme, chloroplastic/amyloplastic-like, producing MAASSFCSISNHISNSTTTTHFPTSFTSSNQLHYSQNLFFFNSKLLRHHSRGVTATKNQQLQSLEQEITDTSENGILVPDSQSVISSIKYHAEFTPSFSPEKFELPKAFYATAASVRDKLIINWNATYNFHEKMNVKQAYYLSMEFLQGRALLNAIGNLELSGAYAEALRKLGHDLEHVARQEPDAALGNGGLGRLASCFLDSLATLNYPAWGYGLRYKYGLFKQLITKDGQEEVAENWLEMGNPWEIPRNDVSYPIKFYGEVVTGPDGCKEWVGGEDIMAVAYDVPIPGYKTKTTINLRLWSTKVAPEYFDLHAFNSGDHPKAYEALKKAEKICYILYPGDESLEGKTLRLKQQYTLCSASLQDIIVRFERRSGESLDWNEFPEKVAVQMNDTHPTLCIPELLRILIDIKGLSWKEAWEITQRTVAYTNHTVLPEALEKWSLNLLQELLPRHVEIITLIDKELIDTIIAEYGIEDLELLKEKLNQMRVLDNVALPDSVLDLLVQPVAIPTIDPVEEVTESEEVTEPASEDDATTVKKEKDVGIIKKVSFETDPRQPKMVRMANLCVVGGHAVNGVAEIHSEIVRNEVFNDFYKLWPEKFQNKTNGVTTRRWISFCNPELGKIITKWTGTEDWVLNTEKLVELKKFADDEELQSEWRKAKRSTKEKTVSFLKEKTGYLVNPDAMFDVQVKRIHEYKRQLLNILGIVYRYKKMKEMSADERKEKFVPRVCIFGGKAFATYIQAKRIVKFITDVGATVNHDPDIGDLLKVVFVPDYNVTVAEVLIPGSDLSQHISTAGMEASGTSNMKFAMNGCIQIGTLDGANVEIREEVGEENFFLFGAEAHEIAGLRKERSEGKFVPDPRFEEVKKYVRSGVFGPYNYDELMGSLEGNEGYGRADYFLVGKDFPAYIECQEKVDKAYRDQKKWTKMSILNTAGSSKFSSDRTIRQYAREIWMIEPLVLP